In one Pasteuria penetrans genomic region, the following are encoded:
- a CDS encoding glycoside hydrolase family 18 protein — MDSLETLLKEYISRIRNSPLFLPSNGFLPHRQTHHGYAAPNDPPQKPKITKRLIGYYYPESGSQKNAIASLSLPGVTHLIYAFASIVNGKIHPGENHNLQNDYEQLNLLKKRYPRLHILISVGGAGLSKQFSRVAGSPITRNRFALSVGRFFQRWPIFEGLDVDWEFPVEGDGKPENKGKPEDKHNFTLLVRALRRRLNKRYLLSLAIGAGSQHLDNIEPANLAAEADWILMMTYDYRNSPDGISGHNTPLFPDPSAPAPMREELRIENVSASILRGLAAGIPANKLYMGLAFYGRLWAQCNTGPRNNGEYQFCAARKKKNEFFNLKLIPYHDITKFLQQGAKQYFNPYTEVPFLWNPEGGIFISYDDPVSLRAKIQWAQTHRLGGLGIWSLDDDRTGTLLNTVQDTWNKHTTPNFPKRCYPKRTGNDRQHT; from the coding sequence ATGGATTCATTAGAAACCCTACTCAAAGAATATATCTCACGAATTCGAAACTCCCCTCTGTTCCTGCCCTCAAACGGATTTCTCCCCCACAGACAAACCCATCATGGTTACGCTGCCCCTAATGACCCCCCCCAAAAACCCAAAATTACCAAGCGTCTGATAGGTTACTACTATCCCGAATCGGGATCACAAAAAAACGCCATTGCCTCCCTTTCCCTCCCCGGTGTTACCCATCTCATTTACGCCTTCGCTTCTATCGTAAACGGTAAAATCCACCCCGGGGAGAACCACAATCTACAGAACGATTATGAGCAACTTAACCTTCTCAAAAAACGTTACCCCCGTCTACACATCCTCATCTCCGTTGGCGGAGCGGGACTCTCTAAGCAGTTTTCCCGTGTGGCAGGATCCCCTATTACACGGAATCGATTTGCTCTGAGTGTTGGACGCTTCTTTCAACGTTGGCCCATTTTTGAAGGCCTTGACGTCGATTGGGAATTTCCTGTTGAAGGGGATGGTAAACCCGAAAACAAGGGTAAACCCGAAGACAAACACAATTTTACCCTCCTTGTACGTGCCCTTCGCAGACGCCTCAACAAAAGATATTTACTAAGCCTAGCCATTGGAGCAGGTAGCCAACATCTCGACAATATAGAACCCGCAAACCTAGCCGCCGAGGCGGACTGGATTCTTATGATGACCTATGATTATAGAAACAGTCCAGACGGAATTAGTGGCCACAATACCCCTCTCTTTCCCGATCCCTCGGCCCCCGCTCCCATGAGGGAAGAATTGAGGATAGAAAACGTCTCAGCCTCCATCCTTCGGGGCCTAGCCGCGGGAATCCCAGCAAACAAACTATACATGGGCTTAGCATTCTACGGACGCCTATGGGCCCAATGTAATACTGGTCCCAGGAACAATGGGGAATACCAATTCTGCGCTGCTAGGAAGAAAAAGAATGAATTCTTTAATTTAAAATTAATACCTTACCATGATATTACAAAATTTTTACAACAGGGGGCAAAACAATATTTTAATCCTTATACGGAGGTTCCCTTTCTGTGGAACCCAGAGGGGGGAATCTTTATAAGCTACGATGATCCTGTTTCCCTCCGCGCCAAAATACAATGGGCCCAAACCCATCGTCTTGGCGGCTTGGGTATTTGGAGTCTCGACGATGATCGAACGGGTACGCTGCTGAACACGGTTCAGGACACCTGGAATAAACACACAACTCCTAATTTTCCCAAACGATGCTACCCAAAACGGACTGGGAACGACAGACAACATACGTAG